From the Paenibacillus tianjinensis genome, the window TCCAGAAGCTCTTGGAGACTCCATAAATGTGATCCGGATGGAGAAGATTATGCCGGCTGAAGATTTTGCCTATTATGTCAAGGAGATTCCTGGCTGCTTTATTTTTGTGGGGGCCGGCAATCCGGACAAAAATGCGGTATATCCGCATCATCACAGCAAATTCGATTTCGATGAGGATGCAATGCTGCATGGTGTGAAGCTGCTGGTAGCACTGGCTGAATCCTGTCTTCATGAGTAATTCGTATTCTTGACGCATAAAGAGCATCGTTCGGGGAGAACCTACTTCCGTAGATTACTGAGCAGACAGGAGGTTCTTTTTTGAAAACAGTCCAGGAAGTAATGACAACACAGCCTGCAGTAGTGACGCTGCAAGACAATATTTATGAGGTTGCCGTCAAAATGAGAGATTTTGATACGGGATTCATTCCTGTAGTTGATTCAGAGACGGGTAGAAAGCTCATTGGTGTGATAACGGACCGTGACCTGGTGCTTAGAGGATATGCAAACAAGCACTCAGGCTCTACCTCCGTTGAGACGGTCATGAGTAAACCGGTGACCTCGATTGCAGAGAGTGCATCTGTAGATGAAGCGGCTGAAATTATGGCCTCCGGACAGATCCGCCGCCTGCCGGTAACACGTGATAACAAACTGATCGGTATCGTATCGCTTGGCGATCTGGCCGTGAAGCGTATCTTCGCAGATGAAGCGGGAGAAGCGCTGAGCGAAATTTCGCAACAACAGCTGCATTGAATAAGCAAACAGGGAAGCTCATGTCCGCATTCGTGCGGAGGTGGGCTTTTTCCTGC encodes:
- a CDS encoding CBS domain-containing protein; this encodes MKTVQEVMTTQPAVVTLQDNIYEVAVKMRDFDTGFIPVVDSETGRKLIGVITDRDLVLRGYANKHSGSTSVETVMSKPVTSIAESASVDEAAEIMASGQIRRLPVTRDNKLIGIVSLGDLAVKRIFADEAGEALSEISQQQLH